In one Musa acuminata AAA Group cultivar baxijiao chromosome BXJ2-5, Cavendish_Baxijiao_AAA, whole genome shotgun sequence genomic region, the following are encoded:
- the LOC103984829 gene encoding rapid alkalinization factor-like — protein sequence MALRLAFVPILLAALLLAEAASAGEATYGVNEWSVAPFASGDGGLRASPVCDGRVGDCVDEEEEMAMESESTRRSLARSGARFISYGALSKNRVPCNRRGQSYYNCQRQKRANPYRRGCSTITRCARDMH from the coding sequence ATGGCTCTCCGACTTGCCTTCGTACCCATCCTCTTGGCAGCACTTCTCCTGGCCGAGGCGGCCTCGGCCGGAGAAGCCACCTACGGCGTCAACGAATGGAGCGTCGCTCCGTTCGCGAGTGGAGATGGCGGGCTTCGGGCGTCGCCAGTCTGCGACGGACGGGTCGGAGACTGcgtcgacgaggaggaggagatggcgaTGGAGTCGGAGTCCACCCGGCGCAGCCTCGCGCGCTCCGGGGCGAGGTTCATAAGCTACGGCGCGCTCAGCAAGAACCGGGTGCCGTGCAACCGGCGAGGGCAGTCCTACTACAACTGCCAACGGCAAAAGCGGGCGAATCCTTACCGCCGAGGCTGCAGCACCATCACCAGGTGTGCCAGGGATATGCACTAA